In one window of Kitasatospora sp. MMS16-BH015 DNA:
- a CDS encoding 1-phosphofructokinase family hexose kinase yields the protein MILTVTLNAALDVTYQVAELQPGGSTRVRTVAERAGGKGVNVSRVLRTLGVATEVTGLAGGLTGRALRADLARSGLADFLVPVARESRRTVAVVDERAGETSILLEPGPEVSTAEWRAFTGSYRARLARAKTVVLSGSLPRGLPADAYALLLYHARLAGVPAVLDTEGEPLLAALRERPALIKPNAHELTATTGCSDPLEAIAQLRTAGARAVVASLGPDGLLAVSPEGRWRAAPPHPVAGNPTGAGDAAVAALAVGLTSGSPWPEVLARAVALSAAAVAAPLAGSYDAALYRSLREQVSVTPLTEPDPLAPHDPTPHRPAPHRPAPHGATPTEGLPPCP from the coding sequence ATGATCCTCACCGTCACGCTCAACGCCGCGCTGGACGTCACCTACCAGGTGGCCGAGCTCCAGCCCGGCGGCAGCACCCGCGTGCGCACCGTCGCCGAACGGGCCGGCGGCAAGGGCGTCAACGTCTCCCGGGTGCTGCGCACCCTGGGCGTCGCCACCGAGGTCACCGGCCTGGCCGGCGGCCTGACCGGCCGGGCCCTGCGGGCCGACCTGGCCCGCTCCGGGCTGGCGGATTTCCTGGTGCCCGTCGCCCGGGAGAGCCGCCGCACCGTCGCCGTGGTGGACGAGCGGGCCGGGGAGACCTCGATCCTGCTCGAACCCGGCCCCGAGGTGTCCACGGCCGAGTGGCGTGCCTTCACCGGCAGCTACCGGGCCCGCCTGGCCCGGGCGAAGACCGTGGTGCTCTCCGGCAGCCTGCCGCGCGGCCTGCCGGCGGACGCCTACGCCCTCCTGCTCTACCACGCCCGCCTCGCCGGGGTGCCGGCCGTGCTCGACACCGAGGGCGAGCCGCTGCTGGCGGCCCTGCGGGAGCGGCCCGCCCTGATCAAGCCCAACGCCCACGAGCTGACCGCCACCACCGGCTGCTCGGATCCGCTGGAGGCCATCGCCCAGCTCCGCACCGCCGGCGCCCGCGCCGTGGTCGCCTCGCTCGGTCCGGACGGGCTGCTCGCCGTCTCCCCCGAGGGCCGCTGGCGCGCCGCGCCCCCGCACCCGGTGGCCGGCAACCCGACCGGCGCCGGCGACGCGGCGGTGGCCGCCCTGGCCGTCGGCCTCACCAGCGGCTCCCCCTGGCCGGAGGTGCTGGCGCGCGCGGTGGCCCTGTCGGCCGCCGCCGTCGCGGCCCCGCTCGCCGGCAGCTACGACGCCGCCCTCTACCGGTCCCTGCGTGAGCAGGTGTCCGTCACCCCGCTCACCGAACCCGATCCCCTCGCCCCGCACGACCCGACCCCACACCGCCCCGCCCCACACCGCCCCGCCCCGCACGGCGCCACCCCGACCGAAGGACTCCCGCCATGCCCCTGA
- a CDS encoding ricin-type beta-trefoil lectin domain protein has product MDKRPLHRTAPTVLAAALLAGPLLASPALANDGVTQPATNYTSTAGPNGPILATPPMGFNNWARATCTPQAPLDGSPRITYSFQQYMEDNAKALADTGLIAAGYKTVTVDDCWMYRNSSGYLHGAVNWGANTDVRDTTKQPGFDYELTAYGDYLHGLGAKFGIYETSGTHTCSTTTPTSPNLANGSEYHEQADANSFVYWGVDQLKYDNCGDAEPVQTLDTRMSGDLATAVTNANAAGSATPNVAFDISAPAGYGNGSTKFASMNWVRPLGQLWRVGPDIYNDYDNGATDPWNQPLGVQSGYNFGAYQSFDNSLELSRYQGPGNWSNPDMLLIGDNGMTTAEERSQMSLFSALAAPLTISTDARKFEPAYLSAHPAEAAHLKASVAILGNTEVIAVDQDALGAGGYRVSGGGANADGTPAATSGLDVVVKPLADGAKAVVVTNKGAAPANYTLDLKAIGFDTTGAAYTVRDLWAHSTGSSTGTVPLTIASHDSAMLRITPPAGTTSTPRGQLTVSRDSWSKASLCLDNYQSRTTGTAVDVAPCTGGSNQQWQRNADGSVQLLQSGASNLCLTAQSTTSTGVVNGKSGQWVGVAACGSAPGFQTWTYNRDGNLKLSGTTKCLDVYGGATTTAGTPVDLYSCGAAPTGLQTNQTWAAPYNTPPTA; this is encoded by the coding sequence ATGGACAAGCGCCCCCTGCACCGGACCGCCCCCACGGTCCTCGCGGCCGCCCTGCTGGCCGGGCCGCTCCTCGCCTCCCCCGCACTGGCGAACGACGGCGTGACCCAGCCCGCGACCAATTACACGAGCACGGCCGGCCCCAACGGGCCGATCCTCGCCACCCCGCCGATGGGCTTCAACAACTGGGCCCGGGCCACCTGCACGCCGCAGGCTCCGCTGGACGGCTCCCCCCGGATCACCTACTCCTTCCAGCAGTACATGGAGGACAACGCCAAGGCGCTGGCCGACACCGGCCTGATCGCGGCCGGCTACAAGACGGTCACCGTCGACGACTGCTGGATGTACCGCAACAGCTCCGGCTACCTGCACGGCGCGGTGAACTGGGGCGCCAACACCGACGTCCGCGACACCACCAAGCAGCCCGGCTTCGACTACGAGCTGACCGCCTACGGCGACTACCTGCACGGCCTGGGCGCCAAGTTCGGCATCTACGAGACCTCGGGCACCCACACCTGCTCCACCACCACCCCGACCTCGCCCAACCTGGCCAACGGCAGCGAGTACCACGAGCAGGCCGACGCCAACTCCTTCGTCTACTGGGGCGTCGACCAGCTCAAGTACGACAACTGCGGCGACGCCGAGCCGGTGCAGACCCTGGACACCCGGATGTCCGGCGACCTGGCCACCGCCGTCACCAACGCCAACGCGGCCGGCTCGGCCACCCCGAACGTCGCCTTCGACATCTCCGCCCCGGCCGGCTACGGCAACGGCTCCACCAAGTTCGCCTCGATGAACTGGGTGCGCCCGCTCGGCCAGCTCTGGCGGGTCGGCCCGGACATCTACAACGACTACGACAACGGCGCCACCGACCCGTGGAACCAGCCGCTCGGCGTCCAGAGCGGCTACAACTTCGGCGCCTACCAGAGCTTCGACAACAGCCTCGAGCTCAGCCGCTACCAGGGCCCGGGCAACTGGAGCAACCCGGACATGCTGCTGATCGGCGACAACGGCATGACCACCGCCGAGGAGCGCAGCCAGATGTCGCTCTTCTCGGCCCTGGCCGCGCCGCTCACCATCTCCACCGACGCCCGCAAGTTCGAGCCCGCCTACCTCAGCGCCCACCCGGCCGAGGCGGCCCACCTCAAGGCCTCGGTGGCCATCCTCGGCAACACCGAGGTCATCGCGGTGGACCAGGACGCGCTCGGCGCCGGCGGCTACCGCGTCTCGGGCGGCGGCGCCAACGCCGACGGCACCCCGGCCGCCACCAGCGGTCTCGACGTGGTGGTCAAGCCCCTCGCCGACGGCGCCAAGGCGGTGGTGGTCACCAACAAGGGCGCCGCCCCGGCGAACTACACCCTCGACCTCAAGGCGATCGGCTTCGACACCACGGGTGCGGCGTACACCGTCCGCGACCTGTGGGCGCACTCCACCGGCAGCTCCACCGGCACCGTGCCGCTGACCATCGCCTCGCACGACAGCGCGATGCTCCGCATCACCCCGCCGGCCGGCACCACCTCCACCCCGCGCGGCCAGCTCACCGTCTCCCGGGACAGCTGGAGCAAGGCCTCGCTCTGCCTCGACAACTACCAGTCCCGCACCACCGGCACGGCCGTGGACGTGGCGCCCTGCACCGGCGGCTCGAACCAGCAGTGGCAGCGCAACGCGGACGGCTCCGTCCAGCTGCTCCAGTCCGGCGCCTCGAACCTCTGCCTGACCGCGCAGAGCACCACGAGCACGGGCGTCGTCAACGGCAAGAGCGGCCAGTGGGTCGGCGTGGCCGCCTGCGGCTCGGCTCCCGGCTTCCAGACCTGGACCTACAACCGGGACGGCAACCTGAAGCTCTCCGGCACCACCAAGTGCCTGGACGTCTACGGCGGCGCGACCACCACCGCCGGCACCCCGGTCGACCTGTACTCCTGCGGCGCCGCCCCGACCGGCCTGCAGACCAACCAGACCTGGGCCGCCCCGTACAACACCCCACCCACCGCCTGA
- a CDS encoding carbohydrate ABC transporter permease — protein sequence MPEQTTTRAPQPAPPPAAPAPAVRASAAGARNSLARLGPWPWLGPSVVLILLVVVWPVVEMVITSTHKISGLGIDFGYDGTGRYHKLFADARLGPVLLWTGVWTVLVVTFTMVISLALAQLYNQKFFGRKFTRWALIIPWASSVIVTSIGFRWMLDEVAGVFNRLLLDLGLIDSPESWTGNAAHAKPWLILVAVFVSLPFTTYTLLAGLQTVPGEVYEAAKVDGAGRWQTYRRVTLPLLRPSFLVALVINLINVFNSFPVIWGMTQGGPNTDTSTSTVFMYILGQTDVGESAAMSVVNFAVVIVMVLLFLKVSRWNEES from the coding sequence GTGCCCGAGCAGACCACCACCCGCGCCCCGCAGCCGGCCCCACCGCCGGCCGCCCCGGCCCCGGCCGTCCGGGCCTCCGCCGCCGGGGCCCGCAACTCCCTGGCCCGGCTCGGGCCGTGGCCCTGGCTCGGCCCGAGCGTCGTCCTGATCCTGCTGGTCGTGGTCTGGCCGGTGGTCGAGATGGTGATCACCTCGACCCACAAGATCAGCGGCCTGGGCATCGACTTCGGCTACGACGGCACCGGCCGCTACCACAAGCTCTTCGCCGACGCCCGGCTCGGCCCGGTGCTGCTCTGGACCGGCGTCTGGACCGTGCTGGTGGTCACCTTCACCATGGTGATCTCGCTGGCCCTGGCGCAGCTGTACAACCAGAAGTTCTTCGGCCGCAAGTTCACCCGCTGGGCCCTGATCATCCCCTGGGCCTCCTCGGTGATCGTCACCTCGATCGGGTTCCGCTGGATGCTGGACGAGGTGGCCGGCGTGTTCAACCGCCTGCTGCTCGACCTCGGCCTGATCGACTCCCCGGAGAGCTGGACCGGCAACGCCGCGCACGCCAAGCCCTGGCTGATCCTGGTCGCCGTCTTCGTCTCCCTCCCCTTCACCACCTACACCCTGCTGGCCGGCCTGCAGACCGTGCCCGGCGAGGTGTACGAGGCCGCCAAGGTCGACGGGGCGGGCAGGTGGCAGACCTACCGGCGGGTCACCCTGCCGCTGCTGCGGCCGTCCTTCCTGGTCGCCCTGGTGATCAACCTGATCAACGTCTTCAACTCCTTCCCGGTGATCTGGGGCATGACCCAGGGCGGGCCGAACACCGACACCTCCACCTCCACGGTGTTCATGTACATCCTCGGCCAGACCGACGTCGGCGAGTCCGCCGCGATGTCGGTGGTCAACTTCGCCGTCGTAATCGTCATGGTGCTGCTCTTCCTCAAGGTCAGCCGCTGGAACGAAGAGAGCTGA
- a CDS encoding ROK family protein — protein MTPAHPDPADPPITAAGPRNGGIGTEPAASPPSTATGTGTGTGTEPQVVALDVGGTHVKTAVLAADGTVLHSDSTDTGADRGPAAVLETVLDLARALVRDHGPAAVGIAVPGVVDEATGHCRFAANLGWRDVPVRAQAEAALGLPVAVGHDVRAGGIAEARLGAGRGARSLLFVPVGTGIAGALVLDGRALTGANGGAGEVGHLAVRPDGPSCPCGGSGCVETIASASAVARRYRLLAGLPPDQRVPAEQVLQRAQSGDALAAQVWDEAVAALADGLAATVTLFDPERIVIGGGLSRAGAALLDPLRKALAARLAFQTLPELTLARLGHRAGSLGAGLLALDLLADHGLLPTARGALLADQPGLTARATLPSGAAR, from the coding sequence GTGACGCCGGCCCACCCCGACCCCGCCGATCCTCCGATCACCGCTGCGGGCCCGCGCAACGGCGGCATCGGCACCGAGCCCGCCGCGAGCCCGCCCAGCACCGCCACCGGCACCGGCACCGGCACCGGCACCGAGCCGCAGGTCGTCGCCCTCGACGTGGGCGGCACGCACGTCAAGACCGCCGTCCTGGCCGCCGACGGCACCGTGCTGCACAGCGACAGCACCGACACCGGGGCCGACCGGGGCCCGGCGGCCGTGCTGGAGACCGTGCTCGACCTGGCCCGCGCGCTGGTCCGCGACCACGGGCCGGCGGCGGTCGGCATCGCCGTCCCGGGTGTGGTGGACGAGGCGACCGGCCACTGCCGGTTCGCCGCCAACCTCGGCTGGCGAGACGTGCCGGTGCGGGCGCAGGCCGAGGCGGCCCTGGGCCTGCCGGTGGCCGTGGGCCACGACGTCCGGGCCGGGGGGATCGCCGAGGCCCGCCTCGGCGCCGGCCGCGGCGCCCGTTCGCTGCTGTTCGTCCCGGTCGGCACCGGCATCGCCGGGGCCCTGGTGCTCGACGGCCGGGCGCTGACCGGCGCCAACGGCGGCGCCGGGGAGGTGGGCCACCTCGCGGTGCGCCCCGACGGCCCGAGCTGCCCGTGCGGCGGCTCCGGCTGCGTGGAGACGATCGCCTCCGCCTCGGCCGTGGCCCGCCGCTACCGCCTGCTCGCCGGGCTGCCGCCGGACCAAAGGGTCCCGGCCGAGCAGGTACTCCAGCGGGCCCAGTCCGGTGACGCCCTCGCGGCGCAGGTCTGGGACGAGGCGGTGGCCGCCCTCGCCGACGGCCTGGCCGCCACCGTCACCCTCTTCGACCCCGAGCGGATCGTGATCGGCGGCGGCCTCTCCCGGGCGGGCGCCGCCCTGCTCGACCCCCTCCGCAAGGCCCTGGCGGCCCGCCTGGCCTTCCAGACCCTCCCGGAGCTCACCCTGGCCCGACTCGGCCACCGCGCCGGCAGCCTCGGCGCCGGCCTGCTCGCCCTCGACCTGCTGGCCGACCACGGCCTGCTGCCGACGGCCCGCGGCGCGCTGCTCGCGGACCAGCCCGGCCTGACGGCTCGCGCCACTCTGCCCTCCGGCGCCGCCCGATGA
- a CDS encoding class II fructose-bisphosphate aldolase yields MPLTPTSEIVAPAAAQGRGVGAFNVIQLEHAQAIAIGAQAANAPVILQISENAVRYHGGLAAIGRAALTVAEAATVPVAVHLDHATDPALVAEAVALGFGSVMFDASTLPYEENVKATAEVVARCHAAGCWVEAELGEVGGKDGVHAPGARTVPAEAAAFVAATGVDALAVAVGTSHAMLTRDAALDFELIAELRVAVPVPLVLHGSSGVSDPHLTTAVERGMTKVNIATHLNGVFTGIVRAALAEDERLVDPRRYLGPARTATALEVGRLLQVLKAGY; encoded by the coding sequence ATGCCCCTGACCCCGACCTCCGAGATCGTCGCGCCCGCCGCCGCGCAGGGCCGCGGCGTCGGCGCCTTCAACGTCATCCAGCTGGAACACGCCCAGGCCATCGCCATCGGGGCGCAGGCGGCGAACGCCCCGGTGATCCTCCAGATCAGCGAGAACGCCGTGCGCTACCACGGCGGGCTGGCCGCGATAGGGCGGGCCGCCCTCACCGTGGCCGAGGCCGCCACCGTGCCGGTGGCCGTCCACCTGGACCACGCCACCGATCCCGCGCTGGTGGCCGAGGCGGTCGCGCTGGGCTTCGGTTCGGTGATGTTCGACGCCTCGACCCTGCCCTACGAGGAGAACGTGAAGGCCACCGCCGAGGTGGTCGCCCGCTGCCACGCGGCCGGCTGCTGGGTGGAGGCCGAGCTGGGCGAGGTGGGCGGCAAGGACGGCGTGCACGCGCCGGGGGCGCGGACCGTGCCGGCCGAGGCGGCGGCCTTCGTCGCCGCCACCGGCGTGGACGCGCTCGCGGTGGCCGTGGGCACCTCGCACGCCATGCTCACCCGCGACGCGGCCCTCGACTTCGAGCTGATCGCCGAGCTGCGCGTGGCCGTGCCCGTCCCGCTGGTGCTGCACGGCTCCTCGGGGGTCTCCGACCCGCACCTGACCACGGCGGTCGAACGCGGCATGACCAAGGTCAACATCGCCACCCACCTCAACGGCGTCTTCACCGGCATCGTCCGCGCGGCGCTCGCCGAGGACGAGCGCCTGGTGGACCCCCGCCGCTACCTCGGCCCGGCCCGCACGGCCACCGCCCTGGAGGTCGGCCGTCTGCTCCAGGTGCTGAAGGCCGGTTACTGA
- a CDS encoding SIS domain-containing protein, whose amino-acid sequence MTHVTTEIASQPDCWHTAMSLRPAGLPTTGERVAVIGCGTSLYMAQAYAVLREQAGEGETDAFAASEYPAHRGYDRVVAITRSGTTTEVLDALARARAAGIPTTALTGDLATPIAGAADTVVDLSFADEQSVVQTRFATTGLLVLRTHLGLTPAALPAEAQLAVDGELPKAVLEATQFTFLGTGWTVGLAHEAALKLREAAGAWTESYPAMEYRHGPISVSGPGRVVWIFGEAPAGLLEQVSATGAEIWLGGIDPLADLIRAQRLAVAIAEAQGLDPDQPRNLTRSIVLATP is encoded by the coding sequence ATGACCCACGTCACGACCGAGATCGCCAGCCAGCCCGACTGCTGGCACACCGCGATGTCCCTGCGGCCCGCCGGGCTCCCGACCACCGGCGAGCGGGTGGCCGTCATCGGCTGCGGCACCTCGCTGTACATGGCCCAGGCCTACGCCGTGCTGCGCGAGCAGGCCGGCGAGGGGGAGACCGACGCCTTCGCCGCCTCCGAGTACCCCGCCCACCGCGGCTACGACCGGGTGGTGGCCATCACCCGCTCCGGCACCACCACCGAGGTGCTCGACGCGCTGGCCCGGGCCCGGGCCGCCGGCATCCCGACCACCGCCCTCACCGGCGACCTGGCCACCCCGATCGCCGGCGCCGCCGACACCGTGGTGGACCTCTCCTTCGCCGACGAGCAGTCGGTGGTCCAGACCCGCTTCGCCACCACCGGCCTGCTGGTGCTCCGCACCCACCTGGGCCTCACCCCGGCCGCCCTGCCCGCCGAGGCGCAGCTGGCCGTCGACGGCGAGCTGCCGAAGGCGGTGCTCGAGGCCACCCAGTTCACCTTCCTTGGCACCGGCTGGACGGTCGGTCTGGCCCACGAGGCCGCGCTCAAGCTGCGCGAGGCCGCCGGGGCCTGGACCGAGTCCTACCCGGCCATGGAGTACCGCCACGGGCCGATCAGCGTCAGCGGTCCGGGCCGAGTGGTCTGGATCTTCGGCGAGGCCCCGGCCGGTCTGCTGGAGCAGGTCTCCGCCACCGGCGCCGAGATCTGGCTGGGCGGCATCGACCCGCTGGCCGACCTGATCCGCGCCCAGCGCCTCGCCGTGGCCATCGCCGAAGCCCAGGGCCTCGACCCGGACCAGCCCCGCAACCTCACCCGCTCGATAGTCCTGGCCACCCCGTGA
- a CDS encoding extracellular solute-binding protein, which translates to MNKRLWIATATAAGAALVLTACGSGGGSSSGSAGGTTTIKLVAADYGSNGQNPSQAYWDGLAQAFEQANPNVKVDVQVINWNDISAKLATMVQNKQYPDIVEGPGYASFAQNGLLYGADDVLDPAVKADLVPALAKAGEQGGTAYGIPFVSSSRSFLINNALWQKAGLPMNGSQAVAPKTWAEVETAAGKLKAAGVPVPLGLPLGSEEAQAESFMWAINNGGGYVDSAGKWAVDSAANVATFEQLGKWVDAGLTEKDPGSVKRTDLYADFASGKVGMLNGMPTQLDDIKKNNLAVTWAPLPTAQAGQTSQTMGVGDWIYGFKPGGHAAQIKSFLTFVYQKANQVKFDEEYNLLPVTKSAVAQVQTDAPALVPFLNALPAAQFVPVSNPAWDTLNAQVKTQIGGALKDPKGVLGTLQKAAAQAGQ; encoded by the coding sequence ATGAACAAGCGTCTCTGGATCGCCACCGCCACGGCGGCCGGCGCCGCGCTGGTCCTCACCGCCTGCGGCAGCGGAGGCGGCAGCAGCTCCGGCTCCGCCGGGGGCACCACCACGATCAAGCTCGTCGCCGCGGACTACGGCTCCAACGGCCAGAACCCGAGCCAGGCGTACTGGGACGGCCTGGCCCAGGCCTTCGAGCAGGCCAACCCGAACGTCAAGGTCGACGTCCAGGTGATCAACTGGAACGACATCAGCGCCAAGCTCGCCACCATGGTCCAGAACAAGCAGTACCCGGACATCGTCGAGGGCCCGGGCTACGCGAGCTTCGCCCAGAACGGCCTGCTCTACGGCGCCGACGACGTACTGGACCCGGCGGTCAAGGCCGATCTCGTCCCCGCCCTGGCCAAGGCCGGCGAGCAGGGCGGCACCGCCTACGGCATCCCGTTCGTCTCCTCCTCCCGGTCCTTCCTGATCAACAACGCGCTCTGGCAGAAGGCCGGCCTGCCGATGAACGGCAGCCAAGCCGTGGCCCCCAAGACCTGGGCCGAGGTCGAGACGGCCGCCGGCAAGCTCAAGGCGGCCGGGGTGCCGGTGCCGCTGGGCCTGCCGCTCGGCTCGGAGGAGGCCCAGGCCGAGTCCTTCATGTGGGCGATCAACAACGGCGGCGGGTACGTGGACTCCGCCGGCAAGTGGGCCGTCGACTCCGCCGCCAACGTGGCCACCTTCGAGCAGCTCGGCAAGTGGGTGGACGCCGGCCTGACCGAGAAGGACCCGGGCTCGGTCAAGCGCACCGACCTCTACGCCGACTTCGCCTCCGGCAAGGTCGGCATGCTCAACGGCATGCCCACCCAGCTCGACGACATCAAGAAGAACAACCTCGCGGTCACCTGGGCCCCCCTGCCCACCGCCCAGGCCGGCCAGACCTCGCAGACCATGGGCGTGGGCGACTGGATCTACGGCTTCAAGCCGGGCGGCCACGCCGCGCAGATCAAGTCCTTCCTGACCTTCGTCTACCAGAAGGCCAACCAGGTCAAGTTCGACGAGGAGTACAACCTGCTCCCCGTCACCAAGTCGGCCGTCGCCCAGGTGCAGACCGACGCCCCGGCCCTGGTGCCCTTCCTGAACGCCCTCCCCGCCGCCCAGTTCGTCCCGGTCTCCAACCCGGCCTGGGACACCCTGAACGCCCAGGTCAAGACCCAGATCGGCGGCGCGCTCAAGGACCCGAAGGGTGTGCTCGGCACCCTCCAGAAGGCCGCCGCCCAGGCCGGGCAGTGA